Proteins encoded within one genomic window of Candidatus Nezhaarchaeota archaeon:
- the speD gene encoding adenosylmethionine decarboxylase, with translation MELGRHLILELYGCPPKLLDDEVLIKKTLTEAVKMANGNVCGAFFHKFNPQGVTGIVVISESHISIHTWPEYGYAAVDVFTCGERMDPWKACEYMIEVFKPSNINVLEIKRGLLHQR, from the coding sequence ATGGAATTGGGAAGACACTTAATACTTGAGCTCTACGGTTGCCCTCCAAAACTTCTTGACGATGAAGTCCTCATAAAGAAAACACTTACCGAAGCTGTCAAGATGGCTAATGGTAACGTATGTGGAGCATTCTTTCACAAATTCAATCCGCAAGGTGTGACAGGTATAGTAGTCATATCTGAATCCCACATATCGATTCACACATGGCCTGAATATGGATATGCAGCTGTTGACGTTTTCACATGCGGTGAACGCATGGATCCATGGAAAGCGTGTGAATACATGATTGAGGTCTTTAAACCATCAAACATCAACGTCCTTGAGATAAAGAGAGGTCTTCTACACCAAAGATAA
- the speE gene encoding polyamine aminopropyltransferase, with the protein MVNWRWFTEYQTNSTIVAHKVKRLLYSGKSKYQEIDVIETEDFGICLVLDGKIQSSIVDEFIYHESLVHPAMVTHPNPEKVLVIGGGEGGTVREVLKHNTVKKVVMVDIDEEVVRVSKEYIPQLSSGAFDDKRLELVIDDGRAYLERSREEFDVILIDVTDPLPEGPSYLLYTKQFYELVKKHLKPDGVMTTQATSIFYSRKSYTLIYNTLKHVFPIVRAYSAWIPSYASAWGFVLASLKYDPLDLSDEEVKSRLEKRNVYNLRFYHPEFHKPLLTLPLYLKKALEEEREIATDEKPTFMPA; encoded by the coding sequence ATGGTTAATTGGAGATGGTTCACTGAATATCAAACGAACTCTACAATAGTAGCACATAAAGTGAAGAGACTTTTGTATAGCGGTAAATCAAAATATCAAGAAATAGACGTTATTGAGACCGAAGATTTTGGCATTTGCCTAGTTTTAGATGGTAAGATACAATCATCCATAGTTGATGAGTTCATATATCATGAATCCTTAGTTCATCCAGCCATGGTTACACATCCTAACCCTGAAAAAGTCCTTGTAATTGGTGGGGGCGAAGGAGGCACGGTAAGAGAGGTTCTTAAGCATAATACTGTCAAGAAAGTTGTGATGGTTGATATAGATGAAGAGGTCGTCCGAGTGTCTAAGGAGTACATACCCCAACTCAGCTCAGGAGCTTTTGATGACAAGAGGTTAGAGCTCGTGATAGATGACGGGCGAGCATATCTAGAAAGGTCACGTGAAGAGTTTGACGTCATATTGATTGATGTAACTGATCCGTTACCAGAAGGACCATCATATCTCCTCTACACCAAGCAGTTCTATGAACTTGTCAAAAAACATCTTAAACCTGATGGAGTGATGACCACTCAGGCCACTTCGATATTTTACAGTAGGAAGTCCTACACCCTGATATATAACACCTTAAAACACGTATTCCCGATAGTTAGAGCTTATAGTGCTTGGATTCCATCCTACGCCTCAGCTTGGGGTTTCGTTCTAGCGTCCTTGAAGTACGACCCCCTCGATCTAAGTGATGAGGAGGTTAAAAGTAGATTAGAAAAGAGAAACGTCTACAACTTAAGGTTCTATCACCCTGAATTCCACAAGCCCTTACTTACATTACCCCTCTATCTAAAGAAAGCACTTGAGGAAGAAAGAGAGATAGCAACAGATGAGAAGCCAACTTTCATGCCCGCGTGA
- the alaS gene encoding alanine--tRNA ligase: MKETMISEEEYKLKFFAEKGFVRKKCKVCNSAFWTLDHNRETCGDAPCQEYAFIGRTLRPEIDVPKARKLFLDFFEKQGHKVIEPYPVVARWREDIYLTIASIAVFQPFVTDGIVPPPANPLVISQPCIRLVDIDNVGLTAGRHLTIFEMGGHHAFNYPDKEVYWKEETVKLCHEFLTEVMDVDERTITYKEGFWVGGGNAGPDVEVCADGLELATLVFMCFKVKGGEYIPMNMRIVDTGYGIERIAWFLSGKPTAFHAIYGDLIDKMCRDTGITPPDHDLLIRASKASALMRIERGRTVDELRRELSKVTKIPLEVLEREIAPLERIFALADHAKCLAFMLADGVVPSNVGEGYLARLVIRRALRICELLHLESGYLKKLVNEQIRVWGNDFPRLNKMKDTITEILELEEEKFRTTINRGRSLVARIAKGLRDKVISVDMLLQLYDSHGLPPEVVREEAEKLGVNVQVPDNFYGLVAQLHQSAKRVEEEERYDVSGLPPTRLLYYEDQYMFSFHGRVLRSGNGYVILDQTCFYPRGGGQEADRGLLIFGDAKVNVLDAVKIGDVVVHVVDGTVPQGALVRGEVDIERRLGLMRHHTATHILLEAIRRVLGSHVWQAGAQKLPDRAHLDVTHYKHLTSEQLRMIEELANNVVLKNLPVKVSFVEREKAERRYGFEIYQGGVVPGRSVRIVEVEGWNAQACGGMHVASTGEVGLIKIVKVDRIQDGVLRFEYKAGRAALEYTRELEESLKKIAQVLECPVEQVSTVAGKLKLEIKQLRKEKELLRDRIAEILLPIILDRRRKGELVIDVELERVKYDEMITLAEKVLKKASDVTIVLLSRHDDKALLVVACGPKALDKGLEANKIALEIAQAGKGKAGGRREMAQGMIRDLEEARRKIEEVKERLG, translated from the coding sequence TTGAAGGAAACGATGATTTCTGAGGAGGAGTATAAGCTAAAGTTCTTCGCTGAAAAGGGTTTCGTTAGAAAGAAATGTAAGGTTTGCAACTCAGCTTTTTGGACGCTAGATCACAACAGAGAGACTTGTGGCGATGCTCCATGCCAAGAATACGCCTTCATCGGTAGGACGTTGAGACCCGAAATAGACGTACCTAAAGCTAGAAAATTGTTTTTAGACTTCTTTGAAAAACAAGGGCATAAAGTCATAGAACCATATCCCGTCGTGGCGAGATGGCGTGAGGACATATACTTGACTATAGCTAGCATAGCTGTATTTCAACCATTTGTCACTGATGGCATCGTACCTCCACCTGCAAACCCGCTGGTCATATCTCAACCATGTATCAGGCTAGTCGACATAGATAATGTTGGTCTAACAGCTGGCAGGCACTTAACCATATTTGAGATGGGGGGACATCATGCCTTCAACTACCCCGATAAAGAGGTGTACTGGAAGGAAGAGACTGTCAAATTATGTCATGAGTTTCTAACAGAAGTCATGGACGTAGACGAGAGGACGATAACCTATAAAGAGGGTTTTTGGGTTGGGGGAGGAAACGCAGGTCCTGATGTTGAGGTCTGCGCTGATGGACTAGAGCTTGCAACGCTAGTCTTCATGTGCTTTAAGGTCAAGGGAGGAGAGTACATCCCAATGAATATGAGGATAGTCGACACAGGCTATGGCATCGAGAGGATTGCGTGGTTCTTAAGTGGAAAGCCCACAGCCTTCCACGCGATATACGGAGATCTGATAGATAAAATGTGTCGAGATACTGGTATAACACCTCCTGACCATGATTTATTGATTAGGGCTTCTAAAGCATCAGCTCTCATGAGGATTGAGAGAGGGAGAACAGTTGATGAGCTTAGAAGAGAACTTTCAAAGGTCACAAAGATACCATTAGAAGTGCTGGAGAGGGAGATCGCACCTCTTGAAAGGATCTTTGCACTGGCTGACCATGCCAAGTGCCTTGCATTCATGTTAGCTGATGGCGTTGTTCCATCAAACGTCGGAGAGGGTTATCTTGCTCGCTTGGTTATAAGAAGGGCCCTTCGAATATGCGAGCTTTTACACCTAGAAAGCGGCTACTTAAAGAAGCTCGTCAACGAACAGATAAGGGTTTGGGGTAACGACTTCCCTCGGCTAAATAAGATGAAGGACACGATCACGGAGATACTGGAACTAGAGGAGGAGAAGTTTAGGACTACCATTAATCGTGGTAGAAGCCTTGTTGCCAGGATAGCTAAAGGATTGAGAGATAAGGTTATCTCAGTAGACATGCTTCTACAGCTCTATGACTCTCACGGTCTGCCACCAGAAGTAGTTAGAGAGGAGGCTGAAAAGCTAGGAGTTAACGTTCAAGTTCCCGATAACTTCTACGGTCTCGTGGCTCAACTTCATCAATCAGCAAAGCGTGTGGAGGAGGAAGAGCGGTACGATGTATCAGGTCTACCGCCTACAAGGCTTCTTTATTACGAGGATCAGTACATGTTCTCTTTCCACGGTAGAGTGCTGAGAAGCGGCAATGGCTATGTGATTCTCGATCAAACATGCTTCTATCCTAGGGGAGGAGGACAAGAAGCTGATAGAGGCCTACTGATTTTTGGGGACGCTAAAGTTAATGTCCTCGACGCCGTCAAGATTGGGGATGTGGTAGTGCATGTTGTTGATGGTACTGTACCTCAAGGAGCTTTGGTAAGGGGTGAGGTGGACATTGAAAGAAGACTTGGCCTTATGAGACATCATACCGCTACTCATATTCTACTTGAAGCAATACGAAGAGTCTTAGGAAGTCACGTATGGCAGGCCGGAGCTCAGAAACTACCAGATCGTGCTCACTTAGACGTTACTCATTACAAGCACTTAACTAGCGAGCAGTTAAGGATGATAGAGGAGTTGGCTAATAATGTTGTGCTCAAGAACCTGCCTGTTAAAGTTTCATTTGTTGAAAGAGAGAAAGCGGAGAGAAGGTATGGATTCGAAATCTATCAGGGAGGAGTCGTACCTGGAAGGAGCGTCAGGATTGTGGAGGTAGAGGGTTGGAATGCACAAGCCTGTGGAGGAATGCATGTAGCTAGTACAGGCGAGGTTGGATTGATTAAGATAGTTAAGGTGGATAGGATACAGGATGGAGTTCTTAGGTTCGAGTACAAGGCTGGGAGAGCGGCTTTGGAGTATACAAGAGAGCTTGAAGAGAGCTTGAAGAAAATAGCGCAAGTGCTTGAATGCCCTGTTGAACAGGTATCTACTGTTGCAGGTAAGCTTAAGCTTGAAATCAAGCAATTACGAAAAGAAAAGGAGCTCTTGAGAGATAGAATCGCTGAAATACTGCTGCCAATCATCTTGGATAGAAGGAGAAAAGGAGAATTAGTGATAGATGTAGAGTTAGAGAGGGTAAAGTACGACGAAATGATAACACTGGCCGAGAAAGTTTTGAAGAAAGCTAGTGATGTGACGATAGTGTTATTATCCAGACATGACGATAAGGCATTGCTCGTAGTAGCATGTGGGCCTAAGGCTTTAGATAAGGGTCTAGAGGCAAATAAGATAGCTCTTGAGATAGCACAAGCAGGCAAGGGGAAGGCTGGAGGCAGGAGAGAGATGGCACAGGGCATGATTAGAGACTTGGAGGAAGCAAGAAGGAAGATCGAAGAGGTTAAGGAGAGACTTGGCTGA
- the rpl12p gene encoding 50S ribosomal protein P1, translated as MEYVYAALLLHQAGKNITEDAIKSVLKAAGIEVDEVRVKALCAALKEVNIDEAIKGAVLPAMAPAVTPQPVTTAPEAPAKEEKKEEKKKEEVSEETIAEGLASLFG; from the coding sequence TTGGAGTATGTTTATGCTGCTCTACTACTTCATCAGGCTGGCAAGAACATAACTGAGGATGCTATAAAGTCTGTTTTGAAGGCAGCTGGCATAGAAGTAGATGAAGTTAGAGTTAAAGCGCTTTGTGCTGCTCTAAAAGAGGTAAATATAGATGAAGCAATTAAGGGAGCAGTTCTCCCGGCAATGGCTCCAGCTGTCACACCTCAACCTGTAACGACGGCTCCTGAGGCACCAGCTAAAGAGGAGAAGAAGGAGGAAAAGAAGAAGGAGGAAGTGTCTGAAGAAACAATAGCAGAAGGACTCGCTTCGCTCTTCGGCTAA
- a CDS encoding 50S ribosomal protein L10, with protein sequence MSKLILKELKPRDRKRKIIDELIELMSTYRTIALADISRLRALQFQRLRSKLRGLVQIKVAKNSLIRKAIEELKGIDLSPLKDFLSGQLAIIASDLNPFEVYSVLEKNKVTAKARPGDVAIKDVVIPAGNTGIPAGPAISLFKKFKVPIKIEEGSIYVTEDTVVVEAGKTIPAEIVDLLGKLGIEPIEMGLNIKVAYSEGVLYKDKDLKLDIEGYKKKIVEAFTNALSLAVNTTFITRESAPYIIAKAVIEAMSLAINACYPTRESISYIIAKAHAQAVALGNLVKI encoded by the coding sequence ATGTCTAAGCTTATCTTAAAAGAGTTAAAACCAAGAGATAGGAAGAGAAAGATTATAGATGAGTTAATAGAGCTGATGAGTACTTATAGGACCATAGCTCTTGCGGATATCAGTAGATTGCGTGCGTTACAGTTTCAGCGATTAAGAAGCAAATTGAGAGGGCTCGTTCAAATAAAGGTCGCTAAAAACAGCCTTATAAGGAAGGCAATAGAGGAGCTAAAGGGAATAGACTTAAGCCCGCTAAAGGACTTTTTAAGCGGACAATTAGCTATAATTGCATCCGATCTGAACCCCTTCGAAGTATATAGTGTGCTTGAAAAGAACAAAGTTACTGCGAAGGCTAGGCCAGGCGATGTGGCCATTAAGGACGTAGTGATACCAGCAGGTAACACTGGTATCCCAGCTGGGCCTGCCATAAGCTTGTTTAAGAAGTTCAAAGTACCTATTAAGATTGAAGAGGGATCAATTTATGTGACTGAAGACACGGTCGTTGTCGAGGCTGGAAAAACCATACCAGCAGAGATAGTCGACTTATTGGGTAAGCTCGGCATTGAACCAATAGAGATGGGGCTTAATATTAAAGTTGCTTACTCTGAAGGTGTCCTATATAAAGATAAAGACTTAAAGCTAGATATTGAGGGGTACAAAAAGAAGATCGTAGAGGCCTTCACTAACGCTCTCTCACTAGCAGTAAACACCACATTCATTACACGAGAGAGTGCCCCCTACATAATAGCCAAGGCGGTTATTGAAGCAATGAGCTTAGCTATCAATGCTTGCTACCCAACTCGTGAGAGCATTAGCTACATAATCGCTAAGGCTCATGCCCAAGCAGTTGCATTGGGTAACTTAGTAAAGATTTAA
- a CDS encoding 50S ribosomal protein L1, translated as MQLSEIVKAIKEARQKAKRRNFEQTFELIVAFEGLNLKDPANRINEVLLLPNPLKGKEAKVCVIGEGDLALKAKDVKADLVLGKADLQKCQADKKFAKKIAKTYDFFLAQADLMPMIGRILGPYLGPRGKMPTPITLSVDLASLINRYRNSIRIKIRNNPEVQCKIGTESMEDEKIAENIKAVLDFLKEKIKHPARIKSTYIKLTMGPPIRIL; from the coding sequence GTGCAGCTAAGTGAAATAGTTAAGGCAATCAAAGAAGCAAGGCAGAAGGCAAAGAGGAGGAATTTTGAGCAAACATTTGAGCTTATCGTGGCTTTCGAGGGACTAAACCTTAAGGATCCTGCTAATAGGATAAATGAAGTATTGTTGCTACCGAATCCCCTGAAGGGTAAGGAAGCTAAGGTGTGTGTTATTGGTGAGGGAGATTTGGCTTTAAAGGCTAAAGATGTTAAGGCAGACTTAGTCCTAGGGAAAGCTGATCTGCAGAAGTGTCAAGCGGATAAAAAGTTCGCAAAGAAGATAGCGAAGACCTACGACTTCTTCCTAGCTCAAGCTGATTTGATGCCTATGATTGGCAGAATACTCGGTCCATATTTAGGACCTAGAGGAAAAATGCCCACACCGATAACCCTTAGCGTTGACCTGGCTAGCTTAATCAATAGGTACAGGAACTCCATTAGGATAAAGATAAGAAATAATCCTGAAGTTCAGTGCAAGATAGGCACTGAAAGCATGGAAGATGAGAAGATCGCAGAAAATATTAAAGCCGTCCTTGACTTCTTAAAAGAGAAGATCAAGCATCCTGCTAGGATCAAGAGCACCTACATTAAGCTAACCATGGGCCCACCAATCCGGATACTGTAA
- a CDS encoding 50S ribosomal protein L11 — protein sequence MARKTVRFIIEGGKATAGPPIGPALGPTGLNVMAVVNKINELTKEFAGMRVPVEVIYDPETKEFEVKVGIPTTAALLLRELKAEKGSSSPAKQKIGNLSLEQVIKIALIKRPNLLAKTLKAATKEILGTCLSLGITVEGKNPKEVQKEIDAGVYDNIFAKYGDEW from the coding sequence GTGGCCCGGAAGACTGTAAGGTTCATAATAGAAGGTGGCAAGGCGACTGCTGGTCCACCAATAGGACCAGCACTTGGTCCAACAGGGTTAAACGTCATGGCAGTCGTAAATAAGATCAATGAGCTTACTAAAGAGTTCGCAGGGATGAGGGTGCCAGTCGAGGTTATTTATGATCCAGAGACCAAGGAGTTCGAAGTAAAGGTCGGGATACCAACGACGGCTGCTTTATTGCTAAGAGAATTAAAGGCTGAGAAAGGCTCATCTTCACCTGCAAAGCAGAAGATTGGCAATCTAAGTTTAGAACAAGTGATAAAGATAGCCCTTATAAAAAGACCCAATCTATTGGCAAAAACTCTAAAAGCAGCTACTAAAGAGATTCTAGGCACATGCCTTAGCTTAGGCATAACCGTTGAAGGTAAGAATCCAAAAGAAGTTCAAAAGGAGATAGACGCAGGAGTATACGATAACATCTTTGCGAAGTATGGGGATGAGTGGTGA
- a CDS encoding transcription elongation factor Spt5: MSKEKASFYLVRTTIGQERNVMLIAEERVKQAGIPIKSMVIIEGMRGYILVETDRPDVIDKAFYGIKHVKGIVARKVSFSEIENFLVPKPSIEGINVGDVVEIIAGPLKGLKGTVTRVDKSKEEVTLELHETSYPLPITIHGDYVRVVEKAKRVS, encoded by the coding sequence ATGTCAAAGGAGAAAGCTAGCTTCTACTTAGTGAGAACGACTATAGGTCAAGAGCGGAACGTTATGTTGATAGCTGAGGAGAGGGTAAAGCAAGCTGGTATACCCATTAAGTCGATGGTGATAATAGAGGGGATGAGAGGTTACATATTAGTCGAAACCGATAGGCCTGACGTTATAGACAAGGCATTCTATGGGATTAAGCACGTAAAGGGTATTGTGGCGAGAAAGGTTAGTTTTAGTGAGATTGAGAATTTTTTAGTACCTAAACCTTCGATAGAAGGCATAAATGTTGGCGATGTGGTTGAGATAATAGCAGGGCCTTTAAAGGGGCTTAAAGGAACAGTAACGAGAGTTGATAAGAGCAAAGAGGAGGTTACATTAGAGCTGCACGAAACAAGCTACCCCCTACCAATAACGATACATGGTGATTATGTGAGGGTGGTCGAGAAGGCTAAGAGGGTGAGTTAA
- a CDS encoding D-aminoacyl-tRNA deacylase produces the protein MLKGRLAIVCSKIDAASMNIKDKLLKLMNFKRIEEKVQGEDVYVLDDVLLVTISQELIFADNLEDFLRVQGIIFASRHAAESGIPALLAHTPGNWTNETLYGGRPRSVCIAMPLHLMTIVKRLNKLKEERLADWRCGLEVTHHGPYLEHTPAMFVELGSTPREWCNSEAAEVIAYAIAEMLENVDEGDVAVGFGGPHYAPQFTKIVLEEGLAISHIVPKYAFPEVTEKELKLAIDRSTVKPSIALIDWKGLKSSERLTVMKVCNEVGLQIRKV, from the coding sequence GCTATTGAAGCTCATGAACTTCAAGAGAATCGAGGAGAAGGTGCAGGGTGAGGACGTTTATGTGCTTGACGATGTCCTTTTAGTTACGATAAGTCAAGAGCTGATATTCGCCGATAACCTAGAGGATTTCCTAAGAGTTCAAGGGATCATTTTTGCTTCCCGTCACGCTGCAGAATCAGGCATTCCAGCACTCTTAGCTCATACTCCTGGGAATTGGACTAACGAGACTCTATATGGTGGTAGACCTAGAAGCGTCTGCATAGCAATGCCCCTCCATTTAATGACTATCGTTAAAAGGCTTAACAAACTCAAAGAGGAAAGACTTGCTGACTGGCGTTGTGGTCTTGAGGTTACACATCACGGTCCCTATCTCGAGCACACCCCAGCTATGTTCGTGGAGTTAGGTAGTACACCTAGAGAGTGGTGTAATAGTGAGGCTGCCGAAGTTATTGCTTATGCCATAGCAGAGATGCTAGAGAACGTCGATGAAGGAGATGTAGCCGTAGGTTTTGGAGGGCCACATTACGCTCCTCAATTTACTAAGATTGTACTAGAAGAGGGTTTAGCGATATCGCATATAGTCCCTAAGTACGCCTTCCCAGAAGTAACTGAGAAGGAACTTAAGCTAGCCATAGATAGAAGCACCGTTAAGCCAAGTATCGCATTGATAGATTGGAAGGGCCTTAAATCAAGTGAAAGGCTTACGGTCATGAAGGTTTGCAACGAAGTCGGTTTGCAAATAAGAAAAGTATAG